A single Triticum dicoccoides isolate Atlit2015 ecotype Zavitan chromosome 2A, WEW_v2.0, whole genome shotgun sequence DNA region contains:
- the LOC119353208 gene encoding guanine nucleotide-binding protein-like NSN1 — protein sequence MPKKSKKSKSKRVTLKAKHKVLRKVKEHHRKKRKEARKEGKTGRSKVEKDPGIPNEWPFKEQELKNLEVRRAMAIKEQEDKKEARRERARKRKLGIPDDEDMANDNDAAEVTAALAVPKTNDHSERAFYKELVKVIEASDVILEVLDARDPLGTRCVDMEKMVRKADPTKRIVLLLNKIDLVPKESVEKWLSYLREELPTVAFKCNTQEQRTKLGWKSSKLDKTSNIPQSSDCLGAENLIKLLKNYSRSHELKLAITVGIVGLPNVGKSSLINSLKRSRVVNVGSTPGVTRSMQEVQLDKKVKLLDCPGVVMLRSTSSGVSVALRNCKRVEKMDDVITPVKEIISLCPHEKLLSLYKVPGFTSVDDFLQKLATLRGKLKKGGIVDVEAAAKIVIHDWNEGKVPYFTLPPKRDVVEDANAVIITEDGSEFNVDEIYKAESSYISGLKSMEEFSHIEIPSNAPAEIDEAMLEDPLTQSAPVKDESMSDANDREGSKAAASGGTQHDKLYTAEGILDPRKKKAEKKRRKGNKFSVLNDMDADYDFKVDYQMKDASPADDEDGDGSKAEGEEPKGEDDKKDAPAVECEPMTS from the exons ATGCCGAAGAAGAGCAAGAAGAGCAAGAGCAAGCGGGTCACGCTCAAGGCGAAGCACAAGGTGCTGCGCAAGGTCAAGGAGCACCACCGCAAGAAGCGCAAGGAGGCGAGGAAGGAGGGCAAGACCGGCCGGAGCAAGGTCGAGAAGGACCCCGGGATCCCCAACGAGTGGCCCTTCAAGGAGCAGGAGCTCAAGAACCTGGAGGTGCGCCGCGCCATGGCCATCAAGGAGCAGGAGGACAAGAAGGAGGCCCGCAGGGAGAGG GCTAGGAAGAGAAAGCTCGGAATacccgacgatgaagacatggctaATGACAATGACGCAGCAGAGGTGACTGCTGCTTTAGCGGTGCCTAAGACCAATG ACCATTCAGAGAGAGCCTTCTACAAGGAGCTGGTTAAAGTCATCGAAGCTTCCGATGTGATTCTCGAGGTTCTTGATGCAAGGGACCCACTGGGCACTCGCTGCGTTGACATGGAGAAGATGGTCAGGAAGGCTGATCCAACTAAACGGATTGTGCTGCTTCTCAACAAGATAG ATCTTGTCCCCAAGGAGTCGGTAGAGAAGTGGCTTTCATATCTAAGGGAGGAATTGCCAACTGTTGCATTCAAGTGCAACACTCAAGAGCAGAGGACCAAGCTGGGATGGAAATCGTCAAAGCTTGATAAAACAAGCAATATCCCACAAAGCAGTGATTGTCTTGGTGCTGAGAACCTGATTAAACTGCTAAAAAATTATTCCAGGAGTCATGAG CTCAAGTTGGCAATTACTGTGGGTATTGTTGGCCTTCCTAATGTTGGCAAGAGCAGTCTAATCAACAGTTTGAAGAGGTCCCGTGTGGTTAATGTCGGTTCTACTCCAGGGGTTACTAGATCAATGCAGGAGGTTCAGTTAGACAAGAAGGTGAAGTTGTTGGATTGTCCTGGTGTTGTGATGCTCAGATCTACCAGCAGTGGTGTGTCTGTAGCTCTTCGTAATTGCAAAAGAGTTGAGAAGATGGACGATGTAATCACTCCTG TTAAAGAAATCATCAGTCTTTGCCCACACGAGAAATTGCTGTCTCTGTACAAGGTGCCAGGCTTTACTTCAGTTGATGATTTCCTTCAAAAACTTGCTACACTCAGGGGGAAATTGAAAAAAGGTGGTATAGTGGATGTGGAAGCTGCTGCAAAAATAGTGATTCATGACTGGAATGAAG GCAAGGTACCCTACTTTACACTGCCACCTAAAAGGGATGTTGTGGAGGACGCCAATGCGGTAATTATCACAGAAGATGGAAGTGAATTCAATGTTGATGAAATTTACAAAGCTGAGTCTTCATATATTAGTGGTCTAAAATCTATGGAGGAGTTCAGTCATATTGAAATTCCATCTAATGCCCCAGCAGAGATTGATGAAGCGATGCTCGAG GATCCCCTGACGCAGAGTGCGCCTGTGAAGGACGAATCGATGTCCGACGCGAACGACCGTGAAGGAAGCAAGGCGGCGGCGAGTGGTGGCACGCAGCACGACAAGCTGTACACCGCCGAGGGCATCCTCGACCCCCGCAAGAAGAAAGCGGAGAAGAAGCGGCGCAAGGGGAACAAGTTCAGTGTGCTGAATGACATGGACGCGGACTACGACTTCAAGGTGGATTACCAGATGAAGGATGCCTCCCCCGCGGACGACGAAGATGGTGATGGCAGCAAAGCCGAGGGCGAAGAACCCAAGGGTGAAGACGACAAGAAAGACGCCCCTGCTGTGGAGTGCGAGCCTATGACGAGTTGA
- the LOC119353209 gene encoding DNA-directed primase/polymerase protein-like encodes MGSSKDDVDRLFACFKCGISPPQSAFRVRPRQQGKKLRVTPAAEGDGGGSSSTSASTRKAGGNASEHREPSSAAIKFRNRKQMSPVVFYGSPQGVPVKKPMSLLRLLREIHIDLKKQTDLVSRDVVWATFPRQDEAIRFSKEHAHTKVFIYQDHLSGQRRFLVSTYDEFWRRYNNMDPQIRHHYEVIQEGSPCHIYFDLEFNAKLNQKRDADEMVDTLVAVTFSALQDKYSIEGQEEWIIELDSSNEEKFSRHLIIRIPKTAFKDNSHVGAFISEICSRIAAQRAANPNLDKLYITKDSSGAEPADQLFVDTAVYSRNRCFRLAFSSKSGKKSFLVATGRFKCKNMNDKELFLESLICRLDDDCDKLLICKLDLECKKALHFDTEASVTRIQVKNCRVAIDTYRSDFPQAYTYGRSPFPALDGFIESIASFGSVSGKIRCWYWFSQDGLMIYSMSRSRYCEHIGREHKSNHVMYIVDFQRAAYYQKCYDPDCRGYRSPLRAVPLDVIPELTTSIAGSARRDYQGNVVEFNMEGGGNDANSVMGSGEEEDPDWWEEAVKFADSVENVDHAPPASCNLEDGGCDDADWWTDVERFMVQMESQGDA; translated from the exons ATGGGGTCTTCGAAGGACGATGTGGATCGCCTCTTCGCCTGCTTTAAATGCGGCATCTCCCCTCCCC AGTCGGCATTCAGGGTGAGACCGCGTCAGCAGGGCAAGAAGTTGCGGGTCACGCCTGCGGCGGAGGGCGACGGTGGTGGAAGCAGTTCCACTTCTGCATCCACACGGAAAGCTGGGGGAAATGCGAGCGAG CATAGGGAGCCATCATCAGCCGCGATCAAATTCAGAAATCGAAAGCAGATGTCTCCAGTTGTGTTCTACGGTTCTCCGCAAGGTGTTCCAGTGAAAAAGCCAATGAGCCTCTTGAGGCTGCTTCGTGAAATCCACATTGACCTCAAGAAGCAAACTGATTTGGTCTCCAG GGATGTTGTTTGGGCTACATTCCCTAGGCAAGATGAGGCAATAAGGTTCTCAAAGGAACATGCACACACCAAAGTCTTCATCTATCAAGATCACTTGAGCGGGCAAAGAAGATTCCTTGTGTCTACATATGACGAGTTCTGGAGAAG GTACAATAATATGGATCCACAGATTCGCCATCACTATGAAGTTATCCAGGAG GGTTCACCTTGCCACATTTACTTTGATCTTGAGTTTAATGCAAAACTGAACCAGAAGAGAGATGCAGATGAAATGGTTGATACATTGGTTGCTGTCACATTCAGTGCCTTGCAGGACAAATATTCCATCGAAGGACAAGAAGAATGGATCATAGAATTAGACTCATCTAATGAAG AAAAGTTTTCGCGCCATTTGATCATTCGTATACCAAAGACTGCATTCAAGGATAACTCCCATGTTGGTGCATTTATCTCTGAG ATCTGCTCTCGGATTGCCGCTCAACGTGCAGCCAATCCCAACCTTGATAAACTGTATATTACAAAAGATAGCAGTGGCGCAGAACCTGCTGATCAGCTCTTTGTGGATACTGCTGTATACTCTCGTAATCGTTGCTTCCGTTTAGCCTTCTCGTCAAAGTCTGGGAAAAAATCATTTCTTGTGGCTACTGGACGTTTCAAATGTAAGAACATG AATGACAAGGAACTATTCCTGGAGTCACTTATTTGCAGACTAGATGATGACTGCGATAAGCTTTTGATCTGCAAACTTGATTTGGAATGCAAGAAAGCATTACATTTTGACACTGAAGCCAGCGTTACACGA ATTCAAGTAAAAAACTGCCGGGTTGCCATTGATACTTACCGAAGTGATTTTCCTCAAGCATATACTTACGGGAGATCTCCTTTTCCAGCTCTGGACGGTTTTATTGAATCTATAGCTTCCTTTGGAAGTGTCTCAG GGAAAATTCGATGCTGGTACTGGTTTTCCCAAGATGGTTTAATGATTTATAGCATGTCAAGGAGTAGATACTGTGAGCATATTGGAAGAGAGCATAAAAGCAATCATG TTATGTACATTGTGGATTTCCAAAGAGCTGCGTATTACCAGAAGTGTTATGACCCTGATTGTCGAG GGTACCGTTCTCCACTGCGTGCCGTACCCTTAGATGTGATTCCTGAGCTCACCACCTCCATAGCCGGATCAGCCCGGAGAGATTATCAAGGGAATGTTGTAGAATTCAATATGGAAGGCGGCGGAAACGATGCTAACTCTGTTATGGGGAGCGGGGAGGAGGAGGATCCTGATTGGTGGGAAGAAGCGGTGAAGTTTGCTGACAGTGTCGAGAATGTCGATCATGCTCCTCCTGCATCTTGTAACTTG GAGGATGGCGGCTGTGATGATGCTGACTGGTGGACGGATGTGGAAAGGTTTATGGTGCAGATGGAATCACAGGGCGATGCATAG
- the LOC119358925 gene encoding SNF1-related protein kinase regulatory subunit beta-1-like translates to MGNASGRLEDIADAEMDEGRGHVRRSSSTGYVGGVRGGGGGGGAGGGGGGGSSSPGSPPRPHSPRMFVPQSPVTPLQRASDVPPPVFNQILMRDQDDSDGPPPKRIPTLLVWPHGGKCIFVEGSWDHWTSKKTVQKSGKDHTILLELPSGVYRYRFIVDGERRYLPDLPCETDNVGNIVNLLDVNDFVPESVESVSELMAPPSPDSSYGFQIPEDKEFAKEPPTLPAQLYLGVLNSRSAEQRECARPRHVVLNHLYIEKGWGAQPLVALGHTHRFRSKYVTTVLYKAIER, encoded by the exons ATGGGCAACGCGAGCGGCAGGCTGGAGGACATCGCggacgccgagatggacgagggccGCGGCCACGTGCGGCGCTCTTCGTCTACGGGATACGTCGGGGGCgtgaggggaggcggcggcggtggcggcgccggaggagggggtgggggagggtcgTCCTCGCCCGGAAGCCCCCCGCGGCCGCACTCGCCGCGCATGTTCGTGCCCCAG AGCCCTGTAACTCCACTGCAAAGAGCTTCAGATGTGCCACCTCCGGTGTTCAACCAGATACTGATGCGTGATCAGGATGATTCCGACGGCCCCCCTCCAAAGAGGATCCCTACTTTGCTTGTGTGGCCTCATGGAGGCAAGTGTATCTTCGTGGAAGGATCATGGGATCACTGGACATCAAA GAAAACCGTTCAGAAATCTGGGAAAGACCACACCATCTTATTAGAGCTTCCATCAGGAGTTTACCGGTACAGATTCATCGTCGACGGGGAAAGAAGATACCTCCCCGATCTTCCCTGTGAGACCGACAACGTGGGCAACATCGTGAACCTTCTTGACGTCAAT GACTTTGTGCCGGAAAGCGTGGAGAGCGTGTCGGAGCTGATGGCGCCCCCCTCCCCGGACTCGAGCTACGGGTTCCAGATCCCCGAGGACAAGGAGTTCGCCAAGGAGCCCCCCACCCTGCCGGCGCAGCTCTACCTCGGCGTGCTCAACTCGCGGAGCGCGGAGCAGCGGGAGTGCGCGCGGCCAAGGCATGTGGTGCTGAACCACCTCTACATCGAGAAGGGGTGGGGCGCGCAGCCGCTGGTGGCGCTCGGCCACACCCACCGGTTCCGGTCCAAGTATGTCACCACCGTCCTCTACAAGGCCATCGAGCGATAG
- the LOC119353211 gene encoding esterase CG5412-like — protein MADQLTDDQIAEFKEAFSLFDKDGDGCITTKELGTVMRSLGQNPTEAELQDMINEVDADGNGTIDFPEFLNLMARKMKDTDSEEELKEAFRVFDKDQNGFISAAELRHVMTNLGEKLTDEEVDEMIREADVDGDGQINYEEFVKVLSCALVPVFACEWQMKIQLMPGILCACARVEHTHTHMEQEKKLKVLCLHGFRTSGGFLKKQISKWHPSILQQFDTVFPDGQFPAGGKSDIEGIFPPPYFEWFQFDKDFTEYTNLDECIAYLCDYMVKNGPFDGLLGFSQGATLSALLIGYQAQGKVLNDHPPIKFMVSVSGSKFRDPSICDVAYKDPIKAKSVHFIGEKDWLKVPSEELASAFAGPLIIRHPQGHTVPRLDEASVKQLSEWSASILEDLKNADAPKASNSESSGDKDNVGVQSAENLREQVAA, from the exons ATGGCGGATCAGCTCACCGACGACCAGATCGCCGAGTTCAAGGAGGCCTTCAGCCTCTTCGACAAGGACGGAGATG GTTGCATCACCACCAAGGAGCTGGGAACAGTCATGCGTTCGCTGGGGCAGAACCCAACGGAGGCTGAGCTCCAGGACATGATCAATGAAGTCGACGCTGATGGCAACGGCACCATTGACTTCCCAGAGTTCCTCAACCTGATGGCCCGCAAGATGAAGGATACCGACTCAGAGGAGGAGCTCAAGGAGGCCTTCAGGGTGTTCGACAAGGACCAAAACGGCTTCATCTCTGCTGCTGAGCTCCGCCACGTCATGACGAACCTCGGCGAGAAGCTCACCGACGAGGAGGTGGACGAGATGATCCGTGAAGCCGACGTCGACGGTGATGGCCAGATCAACTATGAGGAGTTTGTCAAG GTGTTATCCTGTGCTTTGGTGCCTGTTTTCGCTTGTGAATGGCAGATGAAGATACAATTGAT GCCTGGAATTCTCTGTGCTTGTGCAAGAGtggaacacacgcacacacacatggaGCAGGAGAAGAAGCTCAAGGTGCTCTGCCTCCACGGCTTTCGGACAAGTGGGGGTTTCCTGAAGAAGCAGATCAGCAAATGGCACCCTTCCATCCTCCAGCAGTTTGACACG GTCTTCCCTGATGGCCAGTTCCCAGCTGGGGGGAAGTCGGACATCGAGGGCATATTCCCCCCACCATACTTTGAGTGGTTTCAGTTCGACAAG GATTTCACCGAATACACAAATTTAGACGAGTGCATTGCCTATCTGTGTGATTACATGGTGAAAAACGGGCCTTTCGACGGTCTGCTTGGATTCTCCCAG GGCGCAACACTTTCAGCCCTTTTGATAGGCTACCAAGCACAG GGCAAGGTGCTGAATGATCACCCACCAATTAAGTTCATGGTGTCAGTATCCGGGAGCAAATTCAGGGACCCAAGCATCTGCGATGTGGCCTACAAGGACCCGATCAAGGCGAAATCTGTACATTTCATTGGAGAGAAAGACTGGCTCAAAGTACCTTCCGAGGAGCTGGCTTCTGCCTTTGCTGGCCCTCTCATCATAAGGCACCCCCAGGGTCACACTGTCCCCAGGCTTG ATGAGGCATCTGTGAAGCAGCTTTCTGAATGGAGCGCAAGCATCCTGGAAGATCTCAAGAACGCAGACGCTCCCAAGGCCTCAAATTCAGAGAGTTCAGGAGATAAGGACAATGTCGGCGTGCAGTCAGCAGAAAACCTGAGGGAACAAGTTGCAGCTTGA